One segment of Desulfonatronum sp. SC1 DNA contains the following:
- a CDS encoding endonuclease MutS2, which produces MESRTLLLLDFPKILEALAACCRSESGARAANAVTPASTLEDVSRRQSRLRQALAWAGETRVDCPSFPDVDGVWTYVQPQSQASRVLDLDALWALGRFLAAAKELRGALFSTDASRWPDLRLEAEFLSWPDLTAAALKRCVGDDGRLKDESSPELWSVRQEIRQIHQHCTKRVKDFVTDQGIGHYLQDDFMTISSDRYVLPLKSNFKGKVAGIIHDYSQTGETCYIEPMFLVEVNNKLQDLKQEEREAENRILAQLTGLVRQELERLRPLFQWLTDMDLLLAAVALAQKMEARPVDVVLDGELDLKQARHPLLLLAGHGATPVDLQLKGDQRVLIISGGNAGGKTVALKTAGLLAAMAFSGLAVPAAEGGTLPLWRDIHVFMGDEQSLEGQLSTFSAQINHVAAVWERIDTRSLVLLDEFGAGTDPSQGAALAQAVVDGLLDRGAWAAVATHFPSLKAYSLTRDGVRSASVLFDPKTNKPLYTLAYDQVGASQAMEVAREYGLPASILAKAEQYLLLDGADTTRLIERLNALAVEREKELAELAEQRTDLRARRAKLRTEFDRDKSALLQDIKKQSQDVLAKLREEKISRRQALRELAETRKQLETDSRPDAPEDQSSTWEDYQVGDRVAYPAWNKTGAVQEKDERKQTLKVELGGVSLWLPYRDVASIGRQEGSLPGPGGTTVRSAQAAPASLRLDLRGQRVDEALSELAAFLDRALLRGSEQVEIIHGRGTGALRREVHQFLKTHQVVSAYAVANEDQGGDGVTVVTLR; this is translated from the coding sequence ATGGAATCCAGAACACTTCTTCTTCTCGATTTTCCCAAAATTCTCGAGGCGCTGGCCGCCTGTTGCCGTTCTGAATCCGGGGCACGGGCCGCGAACGCGGTAACCCCGGCTTCGACCCTTGAGGACGTCTCCCGCCGCCAGTCCCGCCTGCGTCAAGCCCTGGCCTGGGCCGGTGAAACGCGGGTCGACTGCCCGAGCTTTCCCGACGTCGACGGCGTATGGACCTACGTCCAACCCCAAAGCCAAGCCTCCCGCGTTCTGGACTTGGACGCCCTTTGGGCCCTGGGCCGTTTCCTTGCTGCGGCCAAGGAACTCCGCGGCGCTCTGTTCTCCACGGATGCGTCCCGCTGGCCGGATCTGCGCTTGGAGGCCGAGTTCCTCTCCTGGCCGGACCTCACTGCCGCTGCCTTGAAACGCTGCGTCGGCGACGACGGGCGGCTCAAGGACGAGAGCTCACCGGAACTCTGGTCAGTGCGCCAGGAAATCCGCCAAATTCATCAACACTGCACCAAAAGAGTCAAGGACTTCGTCACGGATCAGGGCATCGGCCACTATCTCCAGGACGATTTCATGACCATCTCCTCGGACCGCTACGTCCTGCCGCTGAAAAGCAACTTCAAGGGCAAGGTGGCCGGGATCATCCATGATTATTCCCAGACCGGGGAGACCTGCTACATCGAACCGATGTTTCTTGTGGAGGTCAACAATAAGCTCCAGGACCTAAAGCAGGAGGAGCGGGAGGCCGAGAACCGCATCCTGGCTCAGCTCACCGGTTTGGTCCGCCAGGAATTGGAGCGGTTGCGGCCTCTCTTCCAATGGCTGACGGACATGGATCTGCTCCTGGCCGCAGTCGCGTTGGCCCAAAAAATGGAGGCCCGGCCCGTGGACGTCGTTTTGGACGGCGAGCTGGATCTGAAGCAGGCCCGGCACCCCCTGCTGCTCCTCGCTGGCCACGGGGCCACCCCCGTGGATCTGCAGCTCAAAGGCGACCAACGGGTCCTGATCATCAGCGGAGGCAACGCCGGCGGCAAGACCGTGGCTCTGAAAACCGCCGGTCTGCTGGCCGCGATGGCCTTTTCCGGACTGGCCGTGCCCGCGGCCGAAGGCGGAACCCTGCCGCTGTGGCGAGACATCCATGTGTTCATGGGCGACGAACAGAGTCTGGAGGGGCAGCTAAGCACGTTCTCCGCCCAGATCAACCACGTGGCCGCGGTTTGGGAGCGCATCGACACTCGCAGCCTCGTTCTTCTGGACGAATTCGGCGCCGGGACCGACCCCAGCCAAGGTGCGGCTCTGGCCCAGGCCGTGGTGGATGGGCTGCTGGATCGAGGCGCCTGGGCTGCGGTGGCCACTCATTTTCCATCCCTCAAGGCCTACTCCCTGACCCGGGACGGCGTGCGTTCGGCCTCGGTGCTCTTTGATCCCAAAACCAACAAGCCCCTGTACACCCTGGCCTACGACCAAGTGGGCGCCAGCCAAGCCATGGAAGTGGCCAGAGAATACGGCCTGCCCGCTTCGATCCTGGCCAAGGCCGAACAGTATCTGCTGCTGGACGGAGCGGACACCACCCGACTGATCGAGCGTCTCAACGCCCTGGCCGTGGAACGGGAGAAGGAATTGGCCGAACTCGCCGAGCAGCGCACGGACCTTCGTGCGCGCAGGGCCAAGCTGCGGACCGAATTCGACCGGGACAAGTCGGCCCTGCTCCAGGACATCAAAAAACAATCCCAGGACGTGCTGGCCAAACTGCGCGAGGAAAAAATCTCACGGCGCCAAGCCCTGCGCGAACTGGCTGAAACCCGCAAACAACTGGAAACTGATTCTCGGCCCGACGCGCCCGAGGACCAATCCTCCACCTGGGAAGACTACCAGGTCGGCGACCGGGTCGCGTACCCGGCCTGGAACAAAACCGGGGCGGTCCAGGAAAAGGACGAGCGCAAGCAGACCCTGAAGGTGGAACTGGGCGGAGTGTCCCTCTGGCTGCCCTATCGGGACGTCGCGTCGATCGGCCGCCAAGAAGGCTCTTTACCCGGCCCCGGCGGGACGACCGTGCGCTCCGCCCAAGCCGCTCCGGCTTCCCTGCGTCTGGATTTGCGCGGCCAGCGGGTCGACGAGGCCCTCAGCGAACTGGCCGCCTTTCTGGACCGGGCCTTGCTGCGCGGCTCGGAGCAGGTGGAGATCATTCACGGCCGCGGCACCGGGGCCCTGCGCCGGGAGGTTCACCAGTTTCTCAAGACCCACCAGGTGGTCTCCGCCTATGCCGTGGCCAACGAGGATCAAGGCGGCGATGGGGTGACCGTGGTCACCTTGCGTTAA
- a CDS encoding GatB/YqeY domain-containing protein, whose amino-acid sequence MSLQERIERDFIAAYKNKDTVLVAVLRMLKTATKNRQVDLQRLLSDDEVLDLVLKQIKQRQESIDMYSKAGRDELAAKEAAELELLRAYQPQPLSADELTALIETVVSEQGATSIKDMGRVIQAIMNTHKGRVDGKAVSELVRNRLSS is encoded by the coding sequence ATGAGCCTTCAAGAGCGGATCGAACGCGATTTCATCGCCGCTTACAAAAACAAGGACACCGTCTTGGTGGCCGTCTTACGTATGCTCAAGACGGCCACCAAGAATCGTCAGGTGGACCTCCAGCGCCTCCTGTCCGACGACGAAGTCCTCGACCTCGTGCTCAAGCAGATCAAGCAGCGCCAGGAATCCATTGACATGTACTCCAAGGCCGGCCGGGACGAACTGGCCGCCAAGGAGGCCGCGGAACTGGAACTGTTACGCGCCTACCAGCCCCAACCACTCTCCGCCGACGAACTGACGGCGCTGATCGAGACCGTGGTCTCCGAACAGGGAGCCACGTCCATCAAGGACATGGGGCGGGTCATTCAGGCGATCATGAACACCCACAAAGGGCGGGTGGACGGCAAGGCCGTCAGCGAACTGGTGCGGAACCGCCTTTCTTCCTAA
- the rpsU gene encoding 30S ribosomal protein S21, whose amino-acid sequence MPGIILSENDHFDFALRKFKKQVEKAGILSELKKRQHYEKPSVQKKKKEAAARKRAVKKSRKINSTR is encoded by the coding sequence TTGCCAGGAATTATTTTGAGTGAAAACGATCACTTTGATTTTGCCTTGCGTAAATTCAAGAAACAGGTGGAAAAGGCCGGCATCCTTTCCGAGCTGAAAAAGCGGCAGCACTACGAAAAGCCCAGCGTTCAGAAGAAGAAAAAGGAAGCCGCCGCCCGCAAACGCGCCGTCAAGAAATCCCGAAAAATAAACTCTACACGATGA
- a CDS encoding methyl-accepting chemotaxis protein, protein MRVPIFGKLIGIIVLAVLLTSGVLFFTTNHYVTKGFDEKALEEVGGFKGAVEAEIEDWEVLLGTVGMLLAVNFEVQHAIEERNSGFLRALARDVIQQTGVDFLTFSDAHGVVVARGHSERVGDSVAGQVNVQKALRGQSSVGIERGTEIKFSLRAGYPVKMGDRIIGVVTPGFDFGNFQFVDELKTRFGVEATVFEADTRLATTIMRDGQRVVGTKMDNPRVISTVLREQRTFFDRNLILGQNYDTAYWPLIDATGQVGGMFFIGVERSVIEQTQNSILMSILLVSVIIGAVMIAVGALFARTLSGPIGRATNFATLVAQGRLDEQLNIKSKDEIGTLAQALKTMVANLKAKIQEADDKAEEADRKAHECNLATQEAEEAKRQAEQAKRDGMLQAAGQLEGVVEQVTSASEQLAAQVEQASRGSEEQRARTGETATAMEEMNATVLEVAKNASQAAEASDQARAKAVDGANVVSSAVNAINKVQRQAGEMKENLNNLGRQAEQIGRIMNVIEDIADQTNLLALNAAIEAARAGDAGRGFAVVADEVRKLAEKTMNATKEVGEAISAIQQGTRANIQGMDQSVAAIEDATQLANKSGDALKEILGFAEQAADQVRSIATAAEEQSATSEEINRGVEDINRIASETSEVMNQSAQAISELARQAQDLQNLVQELKNV, encoded by the coding sequence ATGCGTGTTCCAATCTTCGGCAAACTGATCGGAATTATCGTCTTGGCGGTCCTTCTGACTAGCGGCGTTTTGTTTTTTACCACCAACCACTATGTCACCAAAGGGTTCGATGAAAAAGCACTTGAGGAAGTGGGCGGGTTCAAGGGGGCCGTGGAGGCGGAAATCGAGGATTGGGAGGTGTTGCTCGGAACCGTGGGCATGCTCCTGGCCGTCAACTTCGAGGTGCAGCACGCCATCGAGGAGCGTAACTCCGGCTTCCTGCGCGCTCTCGCCAGGGACGTGATCCAACAAACCGGGGTAGACTTTTTGACGTTTTCCGACGCCCACGGCGTGGTGGTGGCCAGGGGACACTCCGAGCGGGTCGGGGACAGCGTTGCCGGGCAGGTAAACGTCCAAAAGGCCTTGCGGGGGCAGTCCAGTGTTGGCATTGAGCGCGGCACGGAAATCAAGTTTTCGCTTCGCGCCGGGTATCCGGTGAAGATGGGTGACCGGATCATCGGCGTGGTCACGCCGGGATTCGACTTTGGAAATTTTCAGTTCGTCGATGAACTCAAAACGCGTTTCGGCGTGGAAGCCACGGTTTTCGAAGCGGACACCCGTCTGGCCACGACCATCATGCGCGACGGACAGCGGGTCGTGGGTACGAAGATGGACAATCCTCGCGTAATTTCCACGGTGTTGCGCGAGCAACGGACATTCTTCGACCGCAATCTCATCCTTGGTCAAAACTACGATACGGCCTACTGGCCACTAATCGACGCCACTGGTCAGGTTGGGGGCATGTTTTTCATCGGAGTCGAGCGCAGCGTCATCGAGCAAACCCAAAACAGCATCCTAATGTCCATTTTGCTGGTCAGCGTGATTATCGGCGCGGTGATGATCGCCGTGGGCGCGCTTTTCGCCCGGACCTTGTCTGGCCCCATCGGCCGCGCCACTAACTTCGCCACCTTGGTGGCCCAGGGCCGACTGGATGAACAGCTGAACATCAAGAGCAAGGACGAAATCGGCACACTGGCCCAGGCCTTGAAAACCATGGTGGCCAACTTGAAGGCCAAGATCCAAGAGGCCGACGACAAAGCCGAGGAAGCCGACCGCAAGGCCCATGAATGCAACCTGGCCACCCAGGAGGCCGAGGAAGCCAAGCGTCAGGCCGAACAGGCCAAACGGGACGGCATGCTGCAAGCCGCCGGACAGCTTGAGGGCGTGGTGGAACAGGTGACATCGGCGTCCGAGCAGTTGGCCGCCCAGGTGGAGCAGGCCAGCCGCGGTTCCGAGGAGCAGCGCGCTCGGACCGGGGAAACGGCCACGGCCATGGAGGAGATGAATGCCACGGTTTTGGAAGTGGCCAAGAACGCCTCCCAGGCAGCCGAGGCTTCAGACCAAGCCAGGGCCAAAGCCGTGGACGGCGCGAATGTGGTCAGTTCCGCAGTCAACGCCATCAACAAGGTCCAGCGGCAGGCTGGAGAAATGAAGGAAAACCTGAACAACCTGGGGCGGCAGGCCGAGCAGATCGGGCGGATCATGAATGTGATCGAGGACATAGCGGACCAGACAAACTTGCTGGCCCTGAACGCGGCCATCGAGGCGGCCCGGGCCGGGGACGCGGGACGCGGGTTCGCCGTGGTGGCCGACGAGGTGCGCAAGCTGGCGGAAAAGACCATGAACGCCACCAAGGAGGTGGGCGAGGCTATCTCCGCTATTCAGCAGGGCACCCGAGCCAACATTCAAGGCATGGACCAGTCCGTGGCCGCCATTGAGGACGCCACGCAACTGGCCAACAAATCGGGCGATGCTTTGAAGGAAATTTTGGGCTTTGCCGAGCAGGCCGCGGATCAGGTTCGGTCCATCGCCACGGCCGCGGAGGAACAGTCCGCCACCAGCGAGGAAATCAACCGCGGGGTGGAGGACATCAACCGCATCGCCTCAGAGACCAGCGAGGTCATGAACCAGTCGGCCCAGGCCATCTCCGAACTGGCCAGGCAGGCCCAGGACTTGCAAAACCTTGTCCAGGAACTGAAGAACGTTTAG
- a CDS encoding chemotaxis protein CheW codes for MQEHYARQEKDSALLQLVTFHIGDEEFGVEILKVQEIIRMMGITRVPKAPDFVEGVINLRGKVIPIIDLRKRFGMAAQEHDKHTRIIVIEINTVIIGFVVDSVSEVLRIPANTVEPPPPIISGIESEYISGVGKLADRLLILLDLDRLLSKGEQNMLSGI; via the coding sequence ATGCAAGAACATTATGCCCGGCAGGAAAAGGACAGCGCCCTGCTCCAACTGGTCACCTTTCACATCGGAGATGAAGAGTTCGGGGTGGAGATCCTCAAGGTGCAGGAGATCATCCGGATGATGGGCATCACCCGGGTGCCCAAGGCCCCGGATTTCGTGGAGGGCGTGATCAATCTGCGCGGCAAGGTCATCCCGATCATCGACCTGCGCAAGCGCTTCGGCATGGCCGCCCAGGAGCACGACAAGCATACCCGGATCATCGTTATCGAGATCAACACCGTCATCATCGGCTTTGTGGTGGATTCGGTCTCCGAGGTGCTTCGCATCCCGGCGAACACCGTGGAACCTCCACCGCCGATCATCTCCGGCATCGAGTCCGAATACATCAGCGGGGTGGGCAAGCTGGCCGACCGCCTGCTGATTCTGCTGGACCTGGACCGGCTGCTGAGCAAAGGCGAGCAGAACATGCTCTCCGGGATTTAG
- the hypF gene encoding carbamoyltransferase HypF has translation MSAPPTTMKSIARHRLVVTGQVQGVGFRPTVYKLALEVGLTGFVRNAPEGVIIEVQGPDGAASFFGDRLRQALPPLARITALESERIASRPDEADFRILQSTAGEGHQVLISPDTATCADCLRELFDPRDRRYRYPFINCTNCGPRLTITRSIPYDRPMTSMACFPQCPDCLREYEDPLDRRFHAQPNCCPVCGPRVWLGLPSGERLAEGGDAMILAAGALAEGNILAVKGLGGFHLICDAGDDATVAELRRRKQRWEKPLAVMAPDLETALRVVEADSMERDHLLSAQRPIVLLSRLNPKVGPVLSKHLAPDTDRLGLMLPYTPLHHILLDAFREAAGSERLPILVATSGNLSNEPIALGNREALERLAPLADLFLLHDRDILIRCDDSVLRLNRKIRRPEMFRRARGYTPSPIFLNRGGPCVLGLGPELKATICLTKGDQAFVSQHVGDLTNLETFSFYQDTIRYMRTILQVQPEMLVADLHPDYMSTGHGKELSECQRIPLARVQHHVAHILAVLAENRHVEPSLGLALDGAGLGTDRNIWGGEAMLVDPRSGEFSRAGHFVPVAQPGGEAAAREPWRMARSYLWSIGITAPGSRLWPWLEEYPQADAFVEAMLQKGINCPATTSCGRLFDAVAGLFGLKHVMAYEGQAAIILERIQNLDDQAAPYVCQVLAERDPVQLDTLLLFRQVHADWEAGASTGAISRRFHLGLIQGLAELAALLAQRSGTRTVGLSGGVMQNATLSTLLPQALSQRGLAPLVHAYLPPNDACISLGQAMYGRIRLQRG, from the coding sequence ATGAGCGCCCCGCCCACAACCATGAAATCCATAGCTCGTCATCGTCTAGTGGTCACCGGCCAAGTCCAGGGCGTGGGCTTCCGGCCCACGGTGTACAAGCTGGCCCTGGAGGTCGGACTGACCGGATTCGTGCGCAACGCCCCCGAGGGAGTGATTATCGAGGTCCAGGGGCCGGACGGCGCGGCCTCCTTCTTCGGCGATCGGCTTCGGCAGGCGCTGCCGCCGTTGGCCCGGATCACCGCCCTGGAATCCGAAAGAATCGCGTCCCGACCGGACGAGGCGGACTTCCGGATTCTGCAAAGCACGGCCGGAGAAGGCCACCAGGTGCTCATCAGTCCGGACACTGCTACCTGCGCGGACTGCCTGCGAGAGCTGTTCGACCCGCGAGATCGTCGCTACCGTTATCCCTTCATCAATTGCACCAACTGCGGGCCGCGCCTGACCATCACCCGGAGCATCCCCTACGATCGGCCCATGACCTCCATGGCCTGCTTCCCGCAGTGCCCGGACTGCCTGCGGGAGTACGAAGACCCGCTGGATCGCCGGTTTCACGCCCAGCCTAATTGCTGTCCGGTCTGCGGGCCGCGGGTCTGGCTGGGTTTGCCATCCGGGGAACGCCTGGCTGAGGGGGGTGACGCAATGATTTTGGCGGCTGGGGCTTTGGCCGAGGGAAATATATTGGCCGTGAAGGGACTGGGCGGATTTCACCTGATCTGCGACGCGGGGGACGACGCGACCGTGGCCGAGCTGCGACGGCGGAAACAGCGTTGGGAGAAGCCGCTGGCCGTGATGGCTCCAGATCTGGAAACCGCCCTCCGGGTCGTGGAGGCGGACTCCATGGAGCGGGATCATCTGCTGTCCGCCCAGCGGCCCATCGTTCTCCTGTCGCGTCTGAACCCCAAAGTCGGTCCGGTGCTCTCAAAGCATCTAGCCCCGGACACGGACCGCCTGGGACTGATGCTGCCCTATACCCCCTTGCACCATATCCTGCTGGACGCGTTCCGGGAAGCGGCGGGGTCAGAGCGGCTCCCGATCCTGGTGGCGACCTCCGGCAACCTGAGCAATGAACCCATCGCCCTGGGCAACCGGGAAGCCTTGGAGCGCCTTGCGCCTCTGGCCGACCTGTTCCTGCTCCACGACCGGGATATCCTGATCCGCTGCGACGATTCGGTGTTGCGCTTGAACCGGAAAATAAGGCGGCCCGAGATGTTCCGCAGGGCCAGAGGGTACACGCCGTCGCCGATTTTTTTGAATCGGGGTGGCCCGTGCGTGCTGGGGCTGGGGCCGGAACTCAAGGCAACGATCTGCCTGACCAAGGGAGACCAGGCCTTTGTCAGCCAGCACGTCGGAGATTTGACCAATCTGGAGACGTTCTCGTTTTACCAGGACACCATCCGCTACATGCGGACTATTTTGCAGGTTCAGCCCGAGATGCTGGTCGCGGATTTGCACCCGGACTACATGAGCACCGGACATGGTAAGGAGCTGAGCGAGTGCCAGAGGATTCCCCTGGCCCGGGTGCAGCACCACGTGGCCCATATCCTCGCGGTCCTGGCTGAAAACCGGCATGTGGAACCAAGCCTGGGGCTGGCCCTGGATGGGGCCGGACTGGGCACGGATCGGAACATCTGGGGCGGCGAGGCCATGCTGGTGGATCCTCGAAGTGGGGAATTCAGCCGTGCGGGCCATTTCGTTCCCGTGGCCCAGCCCGGCGGCGAGGCCGCGGCCCGGGAGCCCTGGCGCATGGCCAGGAGTTACTTATGGAGTATCGGGATCACGGCCCCTGGAAGTCGCCTCTGGCCCTGGCTGGAGGAATACCCTCAGGCCGACGCCTTCGTGGAGGCCATGCTCCAAAAAGGGATCAACTGCCCGGCGACCACCAGTTGCGGTCGCCTGTTCGACGCCGTAGCCGGTCTGTTCGGCTTGAAGCACGTCATGGCTTATGAAGGGCAGGCCGCGATCATCCTGGAACGGATTCAAAACCTGGACGACCAGGCCGCGCCTTACGTCTGCCAGGTCCTGGCCGAGCGTGATCCGGTCCAATTGGATACTCTGTTGCTGTTCCGCCAGGTCCATGCCGACTGGGAGGCTGGGGCGTCGACCGGGGCGATCAGCCGGCGCTTTCATCTGGGCCTGATTCAGGGCCTGGCCGAGCTAGCGGCCCTGCTGGCCCAGCGATCCGGTACGCGCACTGTGGGCCTGAGCGGAGGGGTGATGCAGAACGCCACCCTGAGCACGTTGCTGCCCCAGGCCCTGTCCCAACGCGGCCTGGCCCCCCTGGTCCACGCCTACCTCCCTCCCAACGACGCCTGCATCTCCCTGGGTCAGGCCATGTATGGACGAATCCGACTTCAGCGCGGGTGA